A single Longimicrobium sp. DNA region contains:
- a CDS encoding prolyl oligopeptidase family serine peptidase: MTIPIRALAAPLLVAAVQAVYAPAAAQTTAPVRRDSAFDLSVRNIMRGEGLVGRSPDEVRWSEDSRTVYFRWRGPESRDTTTHVFRVRAAGGAPEMVPDSLAYRVAPAQQGDWNPERTRRASERGGDIFVVDATGREHRITDTPQRERSPHLSADGRMVYFLQGNNVFAMEVDGGFLRQITDLRMEAAPARDTARGQRRFLENQQRELLDAVRDRREERLHRARLDSLRASVPPVYLGKDVTLQGAEVSPSGRYLLLTTNTRVDGQKTTIVPNYVTESGFTEDISSRTKVGDAQAGGRVGILELATGKVSWVEAEKERRPSIAALGWAPRADRALLMSVPENFKDRWIYVATPDARTTLIEHLHNDAWVGGPAFFSGGWTGDDRVWFISEKTGYSHLYTAPATGGAITALTQGNWEVTEVQPSADGRRFHITTSETHPGERNLYAVGIDGGPRSRLTSLDGWMDARVSPDGRWAALLHSVADAPAELYLMPVGRGAAPRRVTTSTTAEFRRGPWIKPEVVTFRAQDGAMVYARIYRPRDLGAASNGAGVLFVHGAGYLQNAHRGWSTYYREYMFNHLLASRGYTVMDVDYRGSAGYGGAWRTGIYRHMGGKDLSDHVDAARWMVANEGVDSKRVGLYGGSYGGFITLMGLFTEPDVFRSGAALRSVTDWAHYNHPYTARILNQPQDDTLAYRRSSPIYFAEGLRGDLLMAHGMVDTNVHFQDIVRLSQRLIELGKTNWELAVYPVEDHAFTRPESWADEYRRIYELFERTLR, encoded by the coding sequence ATGACCATCCCGATCCGCGCCCTCGCGGCGCCTCTCCTCGTCGCGGCCGTGCAGGCCGTGTACGCCCCCGCCGCCGCCCAGACGACCGCGCCCGTGCGCCGCGATTCCGCCTTCGACCTGAGCGTGCGCAACATCATGCGCGGCGAGGGGCTGGTGGGCCGCTCGCCAGACGAGGTACGGTGGTCGGAGGACTCGCGCACCGTCTACTTCCGCTGGCGCGGCCCGGAGTCGCGCGACACCACCACGCACGTCTTCCGCGTTCGCGCGGCGGGCGGCGCGCCGGAGATGGTGCCGGACAGCCTGGCGTACCGCGTCGCCCCCGCGCAGCAAGGCGACTGGAACCCGGAGCGCACCCGCCGGGCGTCGGAGCGCGGCGGCGACATCTTCGTGGTGGACGCCACCGGCCGCGAGCACCGCATCACCGACACGCCCCAGCGCGAGCGGTCGCCGCACCTCTCGGCGGACGGGCGCATGGTCTACTTCCTCCAGGGCAACAATGTCTTCGCCATGGAGGTGGATGGCGGATTCCTGCGCCAGATCACCGACCTGCGCATGGAGGCCGCGCCCGCCCGCGACACGGCCCGGGGCCAGCGCCGCTTCCTGGAGAACCAGCAGCGCGAGCTCCTGGATGCCGTGCGCGACCGCCGCGAGGAGCGCCTCCACCGCGCCCGCCTGGACTCGCTTCGCGCCAGCGTCCCGCCCGTCTATCTGGGCAAGGACGTCACGCTGCAGGGCGCCGAGGTGTCGCCGTCCGGCCGCTATCTTCTGCTGACCACCAACACGCGGGTCGATGGGCAGAAGACCACTATCGTCCCCAACTACGTCACGGAAAGCGGCTTCACCGAGGACATCTCCTCCCGCACCAAGGTTGGCGACGCGCAGGCGGGTGGCCGCGTGGGCATCCTGGAGCTGGCGACGGGCAAGGTGTCGTGGGTGGAGGCGGAGAAGGAGCGCCGCCCGTCCATCGCCGCGCTGGGGTGGGCGCCGCGGGCGGACCGGGCGCTCCTCATGTCGGTACCCGAGAACTTCAAGGATCGCTGGATCTACGTGGCGACGCCCGATGCGCGCACCACGCTCATCGAGCACCTGCACAACGACGCCTGGGTGGGCGGACCCGCCTTCTTCTCCGGCGGCTGGACGGGCGACGACCGCGTCTGGTTCATCTCGGAGAAGACGGGCTACTCGCACCTCTACACCGCCCCCGCCACCGGCGGCGCCATCACCGCGCTGACGCAGGGCAACTGGGAGGTGACGGAGGTGCAGCCCTCGGCGGACGGGCGCCGCTTCCACATCACGACCAGCGAGACGCACCCCGGCGAGCGCAACCTGTACGCGGTGGGCATCGACGGCGGCCCGCGCAGCCGCCTTACGTCGCTGGATGGATGGATGGACGCCCGCGTGTCACCGGACGGACGCTGGGCCGCCCTACTCCACTCCGTCGCCGACGCGCCGGCGGAGCTGTACCTGATGCCCGTGGGCCGCGGCGCCGCGCCCCGCCGCGTGACGACCTCGACCACGGCGGAGTTCCGGCGCGGGCCCTGGATCAAGCCCGAAGTGGTGACCTTCCGCGCGCAGGACGGGGCCATGGTGTACGCGCGCATCTACCGTCCGCGCGACCTGGGCGCCGCATCCAACGGTGCGGGCGTCCTCTTCGTGCACGGCGCGGGGTACCTCCAGAACGCGCACCGCGGATGGAGCACGTACTACCGCGAGTACATGTTCAACCACCTGCTCGCATCGCGCGGGTACACGGTGATGGACGTGGACTACCGTGGCTCGGCGGGGTACGGCGGCGCGTGGCGCACGGGGATCTACCGCCACATGGGCGGCAAGGACCTCTCCGACCACGTGGACGCCGCGCGCTGGATGGTGGCGAACGAGGGCGTGGACTCCAAGCGCGTGGGCCTCTACGGCGGATCGTACGGCGGCTTCATCACGCTGATGGGGCTGTTCACGGAGCCGGACGTCTTCCGCTCCGGCGCCGCGCTGCGCTCCGTGACGGACTGGGCGCACTACAACCATCCGTACACCGCGCGCATCCTCAACCAGCCGCAGGACGACACCCTGGCGTACCGCCGCTCGTCGCCCATCTACTTCGCCGAAGGTCTGCGCGGCGACCTGCTGATGGCGCACGGGATGGTGGACACCAACGTGCACTTCCAGGACATCGTGCGCCTCAGCCAGCGCCTGATCGAGCTGGGGAAGACGAACTGGGAGCTGGCCGTGTACCCGGTGGAGGACCACGCCTTCACCCGCCCCGAGTCGTGGGCCGACGAGTACCGGCGCATATACGAGCTGTTCGAGCGGACGTTGAGGTGA
- a CDS encoding BTAD domain-containing putative transcriptional regulator, with product MIRIRTLGSLDLRSAEDGELRQVLAQPKRFALLVYLVVAGRGSFHRRDTLFTLFWPESDAERARSSLRTGLHFLRRALGPGVIAGRGTEEVGIAPGAVWCDALAFEEELDAGRAAEALELYRGPLLAGFNLAGMADWERWLSGERERLRRRAVEAAESLAARAEEEGDAPAVLRWSRRAAALDPDDEGSLRRLMQRLAAHGDRAGAIYAYEEFSKRLRADYEAEPSRQTRALADDIRRGAADPEPPARPVPAPRVEPAPASVAERAPSAEPAPALAAEIAPAADAAPPPITNHIPARPRTRRRWMAALVAVVLCAAMAGIWRSREPAARTATGAAPEELVAVLPFAVYGRGEMAYLREGMVDLLSTKLDGAGDLRSVDARALLASLGSVAAGPGAGGDAAAKVGAKLFVMGSVVEAGPHLQLRAALYRQTPDGPLPQSDAAVEGARDSLPRLVDRLVAQLLAGRLSGPRARLQRTAVLTTPSVPALKAYLQGESALRAGHYDAAKAALQRAVEEDTTFALAWYRLSVAVAGSGERTGAAARQAVRYAGRLEPHDRLLLQAWLASWEFRYADAERMYRQAVAARPDDVEAWSQLAHVLFHGAAPRGHSTAESRPAWQRVLALEPDNVDAMGYLARIAMAERRLEDADTLLARALALNPEGDRALVWRGYRGILLDDRAALDAAVAGMRRVSDLAAWVIAWRMVEDTRDPLRARPMVETLLDPVRPARIRASGRVLLAHTEVARGRWRAARAQLDSAAELDPAMAMQARTLFAVLPFVPVERTEVERVRAALLTRSAGIADAPPGVEPQGASTPYTELQLHALGLLEARRGDLSAALEYARRLDGFDPPTAGMRIRGPLLADGVRAHVAWLGGKPAEGLAVIDSAWQEVDRKPEVFPYLLDSGHPRFLRAELLRMAGRHREALAWYGSVTEHFDKSIVYAAPVHLRTAEILDRLGRPAEAAAHYRRFVELWRECDPVLRPRVERARRRLQQLQP from the coding sequence ATGATCCGAATTCGTACCCTGGGCTCGCTCGACCTCCGCTCGGCGGAGGATGGCGAGCTTCGGCAGGTGCTCGCCCAGCCCAAGCGGTTCGCCCTGCTCGTGTACCTGGTGGTGGCCGGGCGCGGCTCCTTTCACCGCCGCGACACCCTCTTCACCCTCTTCTGGCCGGAGTCGGACGCGGAGCGCGCGCGCAGCTCGCTGAGGACCGGCCTCCACTTTCTTCGCCGCGCGCTGGGCCCAGGGGTGATCGCGGGGCGCGGAACCGAGGAGGTCGGCATCGCGCCGGGGGCGGTGTGGTGCGACGCGCTCGCCTTCGAGGAGGAGCTGGACGCAGGCCGCGCCGCCGAGGCGCTGGAGCTGTACCGGGGGCCCTTGCTGGCCGGCTTCAACCTGGCCGGGATGGCGGATTGGGAGCGCTGGCTGAGCGGCGAGCGCGAGCGGCTGCGGCGCCGCGCCGTGGAGGCCGCCGAGTCGCTGGCCGCGCGCGCGGAGGAGGAGGGGGATGCGCCCGCCGTGTTGCGGTGGTCGCGCCGTGCGGCCGCGCTGGACCCGGACGACGAGGGCTCGCTGCGCCGCCTGATGCAGCGCCTGGCCGCGCACGGCGACCGGGCGGGGGCCATCTACGCCTACGAGGAGTTCTCGAAACGCCTGCGTGCGGACTACGAAGCCGAGCCGTCGCGCCAGACGCGCGCCCTCGCCGACGACATCCGCCGCGGCGCCGCCGATCCCGAGCCGCCCGCGCGCCCGGTTCCCGCGCCGCGTGTCGAGCCCGCGCCCGCGTCCGTCGCGGAGCGCGCGCCGTCCGCCGAGCCTGCGCCTGCTCTGGCGGCTGAGATCGCGCCCGCCGCGGATGCGGCGCCGCCGCCGATCACGAACCACATTCCGGCGCGTCCGCGAACCCGGCGGCGGTGGATGGCGGCGCTGGTGGCGGTCGTTCTCTGCGCGGCGATGGCCGGCATCTGGCGCTCCCGCGAACCGGCGGCGCGGACCGCGACAGGCGCGGCGCCCGAGGAGCTCGTGGCGGTCCTCCCCTTTGCGGTGTACGGGCGGGGGGAGATGGCGTACCTGCGGGAGGGGATGGTGGACCTCCTCTCCACCAAGCTGGACGGCGCGGGCGACCTGCGCAGCGTGGATGCGCGCGCGCTCCTCGCATCGCTGGGCTCGGTCGCCGCCGGGCCGGGCGCGGGCGGGGATGCGGCAGCGAAGGTGGGCGCGAAGCTGTTCGTGATGGGGAGCGTGGTGGAGGCGGGGCCGCACCTCCAGCTCCGCGCCGCCCTCTATCGCCAGACCCCGGACGGACCCTTGCCGCAGTCCGACGCGGCGGTGGAGGGAGCGCGCGACTCGCTGCCCCGTCTGGTGGACCGGCTGGTCGCGCAATTGCTGGCCGGGCGCCTCAGCGGGCCACGCGCGCGGCTCCAGCGTACGGCGGTGCTCACCACGCCCTCCGTACCCGCGCTCAAGGCGTACCTGCAGGGGGAGAGCGCCCTGCGCGCCGGCCATTACGATGCGGCCAAGGCGGCCCTCCAGCGCGCGGTGGAGGAGGACACCACCTTTGCCCTCGCCTGGTACCGCCTCTCGGTGGCGGTCGCGGGCTCCGGGGAGCGCACCGGAGCGGCCGCCCGGCAGGCGGTGCGCTACGCCGGACGGCTGGAGCCGCACGACCGGCTCCTCCTGCAGGCGTGGCTCGCGTCGTGGGAGTTCCGCTACGCGGACGCGGAGCGGATGTATCGCCAGGCCGTCGCCGCACGCCCGGACGACGTGGAGGCGTGGAGCCAGCTTGCCCACGTGCTCTTCCACGGCGCCGCGCCGCGCGGCCACTCCACCGCCGAGTCGCGCCCGGCGTGGCAGCGTGTCCTGGCGCTGGAGCCGGACAACGTGGACGCCATGGGCTACCTGGCCCGCATCGCCATGGCGGAGCGGCGGCTGGAGGATGCGGACACCCTGCTGGCCCGCGCCCTGGCGCTGAATCCCGAAGGCGACCGCGCGCTGGTGTGGCGGGGCTACCGCGGCATCCTGCTGGACGACCGCGCGGCGCTGGATGCGGCAGTGGCGGGGATGCGCCGCGTGAGCGACCTTGCGGCGTGGGTGATCGCGTGGCGGATGGTGGAGGACACGCGCGACCCGCTCCGCGCCCGGCCGATGGTGGAGACGCTCCTCGATCCCGTGCGCCCGGCCCGCATCCGCGCCAGCGGCCGCGTGCTCCTGGCGCACACCGAAGTCGCGCGCGGCCGTTGGCGAGCGGCCCGCGCCCAGCTCGACTCCGCGGCCGAGCTGGACCCCGCGATGGCGATGCAGGCGCGCACCCTTTTCGCCGTCCTCCCCTTCGTCCCCGTGGAGCGGACGGAGGTGGAGCGTGTGAGGGCCGCGCTTCTCACCCGGAGCGCGGGGATTGCGGATGCGCCGCCGGGAGTCGAGCCGCAGGGGGCGTCCACGCCGTACACGGAGCTCCAGCTGCACGCGCTGGGGCTGCTGGAGGCGCGGCGCGGCGACCTCTCGGCGGCTCTGGAGTATGCGCGTCGGCTGGATGGCTTCGACCCGCCCACGGCCGGGATGCGCATTCGCGGGCCGCTGCTGGCGGATGGAGTGCGGGCGCACGTGGCGTGGCTGGGCGGGAAGCCGGCGGAGGGGCTGGCGGTGATCGACAGCGCATGGCAGGAGGTCGATCGCAAGCCCGAGGTCTTCCCGTACCTCCTGGACTCCGGGCACCCGCGCTTCCTTCGCGCCGAGCTGCTGCGCATGGCGGGGCGGCACCGCGAGGCGCTGGCGTGGTACGGATCGGTGACGGAGCACTTCGACAAGAGCATCGTGTACGCGGCCCCGGTGCACCTGCGCACCGCCGAGATCCTGGACCGCCTGGGCCGCCCCGCCGAAGCCGCCGCGCACTACCGGCGCTTCGTGGAGCTGTGGCGGGAGTGTGACCCCGTGCTGCGCCCGCGAGTGGAGCGGGCGCGCCGACGACTTCAACAATTGCAGCCATGA
- a CDS encoding serine hydrolase domain-containing protein produces MPLLERQVSRTADEPLLRACREFYRARGRPGPEQLTGPRIDDAREHLRRAEAFGFSGGLGIVQDGRVVVAEGFGRADRGRNVEMSSTTVFDIGSVAKQFTAAAILELEALGKLRTTDSISRFFPEVPPDKHGITIHHLLTSTAGFPHDVGHRLEKLSRDDAIRRVLSAKLLFPPGERHSYSNAGYALAAAIVEIASGETYEGFLLRHLWKPMGLQRTGAVLSGLPALPKAEAYTVDGVVQGAQRPERWLADGVTWLARGSGYTWSTIDDLARWGEALRSGRVLPDAQRSKLFWPHVSEGLSQPSYYAYGWSLTPAADGSCLVSHDGSSGLHFTLLGFAPERQTAYVVFTSQMDGYWGEGFANQVPAILFGRDTSSLPAVGSNVRVPFSELTGRYALPTGETLSVARQGDRLLVPMRGAATQRVFSLLPATREASTPSTARDRSIATAMADIRQGNFDSLLSRVRLPASTSPQRERRFWENIRVDWERTFGRMIDFSTLKQVDERGIPRSLVFVRFERGERLLLFTHYDDGKLYIDATVPMLETFLASVAEREFVTYHPRTKHSVRVRFETAGPDRYMIVQNGPETFRAKRLP; encoded by the coding sequence GTGCCCCTGCTTGAGAGGCAGGTTTCGCGCACCGCGGACGAGCCATTGCTCCGCGCTTGTCGTGAGTTCTACCGGGCGCGCGGCCGCCCCGGGCCTGAACAGCTCACTGGACCGCGGATCGATGACGCGCGCGAGCACCTCCGCCGCGCAGAAGCATTCGGCTTCTCCGGTGGCCTTGGCATCGTCCAGGACGGCCGTGTCGTCGTCGCTGAGGGATTCGGGAGAGCAGATCGCGGTCGCAACGTCGAAATGTCCTCCACTACGGTGTTCGACATCGGCTCCGTCGCCAAGCAGTTCACCGCCGCGGCGATCCTCGAGCTCGAGGCGCTGGGGAAGTTGCGGACGACCGATTCGATCTCCAGGTTCTTTCCTGAGGTGCCCCCCGACAAACACGGGATCACGATCCACCACCTGCTGACGTCCACTGCGGGCTTTCCGCACGACGTCGGCCACCGGCTGGAGAAGCTGTCTCGCGACGACGCCATCCGTCGCGTTCTTTCCGCGAAACTGCTCTTTCCTCCGGGCGAGCGACACTCGTACTCCAACGCGGGCTACGCGCTCGCCGCTGCCATCGTGGAGATCGCGTCGGGAGAGACGTACGAGGGGTTCCTCCTGCGCCACCTGTGGAAGCCCATGGGCCTCCAGCGGACCGGAGCGGTGCTGAGTGGGTTGCCAGCGCTGCCCAAGGCGGAGGCATACACGGTCGACGGGGTCGTGCAGGGCGCGCAACGACCGGAGCGTTGGCTCGCCGACGGCGTGACCTGGCTGGCGCGAGGTAGTGGGTACACCTGGTCGACGATCGATGACCTCGCCAGATGGGGAGAGGCGCTCCGAAGTGGGAGGGTGCTCCCAGACGCCCAGCGATCGAAGTTGTTCTGGCCGCACGTATCGGAGGGCTTGAGCCAGCCTTCGTACTACGCGTACGGGTGGAGCCTGACCCCCGCGGCCGATGGCTCGTGCCTCGTCTCCCACGACGGGAGTAGCGGACTGCACTTCACGCTGCTCGGCTTTGCTCCCGAACGGCAAACTGCGTACGTCGTCTTTACGTCGCAGATGGATGGCTACTGGGGAGAGGGCTTCGCCAATCAGGTGCCGGCGATCCTCTTTGGACGTGATACGAGCAGCCTGCCCGCGGTGGGGAGCAATGTCCGCGTTCCCTTCTCGGAACTTACGGGGCGCTACGCCCTGCCCACGGGCGAGACATTGAGCGTCGCACGGCAAGGGGATCGTCTGCTGGTGCCGATGCGTGGAGCTGCCACACAGCGCGTCTTCAGTCTCCTCCCCGCAACACGCGAAGCGAGCACTCCGTCCACGGCTCGCGATCGGTCAATCGCTACCGCGATGGCCGATATCCGGCAGGGTAACTTCGATTCCCTGCTGTCGCGCGTGCGACTCCCCGCGAGCACGTCGCCGCAGCGAGAGCGTCGATTCTGGGAGAACATCCGCGTGGATTGGGAACGAACCTTCGGGCGCATGATCGACTTCTCGACCCTCAAGCAGGTAGACGAGCGCGGCATTCCTCGTTCGCTCGTGTTCGTGCGATTCGAGCGGGGAGAGAGGCTGCTCCTCTTTACGCACTACGATGACGGGAAGCTCTACATCGACGCGACGGTGCCGATGCTGGAGACCTTCCTCGCCTCCGTCGCCGAGCGTGAATTCGTCACGTACCACCCGCGCACGAAGCACTCCGTCCGCGTGCGCTTCGAAACCGCCGGGCCAGATCGCTACATGATCGTCCAGAATGGCCCCGAGACCTTCCGGGCGAAGCGACTACCCTGA
- a CDS encoding S9 family peptidase — MSFVDMYTMRTAANPSVSPDRKWMAYQYTTPNWLTARGFSDIYVASLERGVSSTRRVTFTDDQQEARPRWTPDGQWIVYASNPGGSSQLYITRPDSTAPRQITASPTSVGVFEFSPDGQWLVYRTGRSAIGQQLHALPVADIVAGRAVVAQQLTQHPTGIGEWEFSPDSKRIYFTTTALPVADERARREKGFTAEIRHTLAPASHLLAFDVASRTTVRLDSGASRSVVDFTLSKNGRWIGYRTLPNDRYRRTGDLDQLLHMDLHLLETATGRVERLTNNQDAQESPVSFSPNGDWLAYTASDDTTRFTVTNSRVYLRRTAAAAGSKRKLGTAFDGDVRTGFWSEDGRKIYFSTGHGATTQLFALGIEDGRVRQLSHVKGTVGATPIEGSSKVMVQYSDPLTPPTMYVVSSIERLGNRATWLQLTNTNPQLATTALGETEEITWTSRDGTRVGGVLVKPVGYQPGRLYPLIVMLHGGPHSAEVMQFNGDDNDAPQVYAGVGYVVFAPNYRGSSNYGERFKAGLVGDYFGKSFADVMSGVDFLIQQGLVDSTKMGVLGHSAGGSLTHWIVTQTNRFKAASAGAGVSNWFSMYAGSDYKRPRLAWFNGRLPWEDPAMYWAQSPVRYANVVKTPTFLYGTQDDPRVPIGQQIEMYTALQSLGVATELFIYPGDQHGTPGVRNRLANSMAQLMWMDFYVRGIGRKFSWRDVLRTLDAPATAAVTR; from the coding sequence ATGTCGTTCGTCGACATGTACACGATGCGCACCGCGGCAAACCCGTCGGTCAGCCCGGACCGGAAGTGGATGGCCTACCAATACACCACCCCGAATTGGCTGACCGCAAGAGGTTTCAGCGACATCTATGTTGCCTCACTTGAGCGCGGCGTGTCGTCTACACGACGCGTTACGTTCACCGATGACCAGCAGGAGGCGCGTCCGCGGTGGACGCCCGACGGCCAGTGGATCGTGTATGCGTCCAACCCGGGTGGGTCGAGCCAGCTTTATATAACTCGCCCGGACAGCACAGCACCCCGGCAAATTACGGCATCGCCAACGTCGGTAGGTGTGTTCGAGTTTAGCCCCGACGGGCAGTGGCTTGTGTACCGCACAGGACGTTCGGCGATCGGCCAACAGCTCCATGCGCTTCCCGTCGCAGACATCGTCGCCGGTCGCGCGGTCGTGGCGCAGCAGCTCACACAGCACCCCACTGGGATCGGGGAGTGGGAGTTCTCCCCTGATTCGAAGCGGATCTACTTCACGACTACGGCGCTCCCTGTCGCAGATGAGCGCGCGCGTCGTGAGAAGGGCTTCACCGCGGAGATTCGGCACACCCTGGCACCAGCGTCGCACCTCCTCGCGTTCGACGTAGCCTCACGCACGACGGTGCGCCTCGACTCTGGCGCCTCGCGCAGCGTCGTCGACTTCACGTTGTCCAAAAACGGCCGCTGGATCGGTTATCGCACCTTGCCGAATGACCGGTACCGGCGGACCGGCGATCTGGATCAGCTGCTCCACATGGATCTGCACCTTCTGGAGACGGCGACAGGAAGAGTCGAACGGCTGACGAACAACCAGGACGCGCAGGAGAGCCCCGTGAGCTTCTCCCCCAACGGTGATTGGCTCGCCTACACCGCCTCCGATGACACGACCAGGTTCACTGTCACCAACTCCCGCGTATACCTGCGCCGTACAGCCGCGGCCGCCGGTTCCAAGCGGAAGTTAGGAACCGCCTTCGACGGCGACGTGCGCACCGGGTTCTGGTCGGAGGACGGACGTAAGATCTACTTCAGCACTGGGCACGGCGCCACAACGCAGCTCTTCGCCCTCGGGATTGAGGATGGGCGCGTACGGCAGCTCTCGCACGTGAAAGGCACCGTCGGCGCGACACCGATTGAAGGCTCGTCGAAGGTGATGGTCCAGTACTCAGATCCCCTCACGCCGCCGACGATGTACGTCGTGTCGTCGATCGAGCGCCTGGGCAACCGCGCTACCTGGCTCCAGCTCACCAACACGAACCCGCAGCTCGCCACTACCGCCCTGGGCGAGACGGAGGAGATCACATGGACTTCACGCGATGGTACGCGCGTCGGTGGCGTCCTTGTGAAACCGGTGGGCTACCAGCCCGGCCGGCTCTACCCTTTGATCGTCATGCTGCACGGCGGCCCGCACTCGGCTGAGGTGATGCAATTCAACGGCGACGACAATGACGCGCCGCAGGTGTACGCCGGCGTGGGATACGTCGTGTTTGCCCCCAACTATCGAGGCTCCAGCAACTACGGCGAGCGCTTCAAGGCGGGGCTGGTCGGCGACTACTTCGGGAAATCGTTCGCCGACGTGATGTCGGGTGTCGACTTCTTGATCCAACAGGGGCTCGTCGACTCCACAAAGATGGGCGTGCTCGGCCACAGCGCTGGTGGCAGTCTCACGCACTGGATCGTGACGCAGACCAACCGGTTCAAGGCGGCGAGCGCGGGTGCCGGTGTGTCGAACTGGTTCTCGATGTACGCGGGCAGCGACTACAAGCGTCCGCGCTTGGCCTGGTTTAACGGACGCCTGCCATGGGAGGACCCGGCCATGTACTGGGCGCAGTCGCCGGTCCGCTATGCGAACGTGGTGAAGACGCCGACCTTCCTCTATGGCACGCAAGACGACCCACGAGTACCGATAGGCCAACAGATCGAGATGTATACCGCCCTCCAGTCGCTGGGTGTGGCGACGGAGTTGTTCATCTACCCGGGTGACCAGCACGGCACACCGGGTGTCCGCAATCGCCTAGCCAACAGCATGGCGCAACTGATGTGGATGGACTTCTACGTTCGTGGCATCGGCCGGAAATTCTCCTGGCGCGACGTACTGCGCACGCTCGACGCCCCGGCGACCGCTGCGGTAACGCGGTGA